A segment of the Chryseobacterium scophthalmum genome:
AATCGCAGGCTGAAGAAAAAGATATTTTGATTGATCACGGGTTCGACGGAATTACTGAACTCGACAATTCTTTACCAAAATGGTGGATCGGACTTTTCTACTTCGGAATTATCTTTTGTGCAGTTTATATGATTGCGTTTGCTTTCACAGATTACGCCCATCCCGAAGCTGAATACGATAAAGAAGCTAAATTACAACTGGCTTCCATTGAAGAATACGAAAAAAATGCTCCGCCCATTAATTTGGAAACTGCAAAATATAGCGCTGATTATATTGCAGAAGGTGAGCAATTATTTAAAACCAATTGTGTAACCTGTCATGCAGACGGCGGAAAAGGTGGCATCGGTCCAAACTTAACCGACACACACTGGATTAACATTAAAGAGAAAAGTTTATTTAAAAATGTTTTCTGGATGCTTGAAAACGGTTCACCGAACAATCCGACCATGCGTCCTTTTATAAAAGAAGGAACCATTACAGGAAGAGACGCAGAAAAAATCGCATCCTATATATATCACATCAATCAAGAAAAATCTCCCATTACAGAAAAACAGGGAGGCGCAGCTCCACAAGGAGAAATTGCAAAATGGCAAGAATAATTACTCATCTAAATATATAAAACTATGAATTGAATCTCCATCAGATGTATGTCGCAGTTGTAACTCAACTAACATCTGAAAACCTATTCACTTTAAATATTCCATAATATTTAATTATCAACTGAGGCATATATCAATGCAAAAACCTGTTCTCTGAGCAGGTTTTTGTAGTTAAAGATACCACATCGTTAGTAAATTTTAACAATTTTGCTGCGTTGGCAAACATATTGCTCATATTTAAAAATAAAGCCCTTCCAACGGGCTTTTTTCAAAAAAAGTAAATCATGGTAAAGCTCATTAAAATTCAAGTTTTAAAAATTTAAGTTAAAATGCGTATTTTTAGAAATCGGTGACCAAAACACTCATCAATCAAAAAACAGTATTTATATTGTCTAAATCACAGAAATTTTGAAAAGAAAATTCAACAAAAGAAAAATTCTCAGAGGTATTGTTATTACAATTATCTCTTTTGTCGTTTTAATCATACTGCTTATCTTGAGTTTAAGACTTCCAGCTGTCCAAAACTTTGTAAAAGATAAACTGATCGTTTACCTTGAGAAAAAAATAAAAACCAAAGTAAGTTTAGACAAAGTATATATAGCTTTCCCAAACAGTTTGGTGATGGAAAACTTATATCTAAAAGGTCAGAATATCGATACCCTGTTAGCGGTGAAAAAATTCGATGTCGGTTTAGATATGTGGAAATTGATTAATTCTAAAGCTGATATTACCTCCATAAATTTAGAAGGTGTTCGCGCAAATGTGGTAAGAAAACCAGACGGAAAATTCAATTTTGATTATATTATTGATGCGTTCGCAACTTCCGATAAAGAACAGGAGCAAAAACCGTCAAAACCTTTTATTATTTCTCTTGATAAAATTAAATTAAAAGATATTGGGATCACTTTCAATGATCAGCAATCCCGAAATGATATTAAAGCATATTTCAAATCTTTTGATACCCGGGTAAAAACTTTCGACCTTCAAAACAATTCTTACGCAGTAAATGATATTAATCTTGACGGATTAAAATTAAAACTAAAACAAGATTTGGTAAAGGAAGTTGCAGCCAATGTAGAAGAAAAAGTAGATTCTCTGAATCAGAAAAAGGCAATGAAATTAGGCTTAAACAAAATAAACCTGACCAATTTTGATATTGACTACGGCGACGACAATACTAAAACTTTTGCAAAAGTTCTTTTCAAAGAATTAAGCACGAAAGTGAACAGCATCGATCTTGAAAACAACGATTATAATGTTGGAAATGTTTATTTAACAGGCGCAAACATCAACGCTAATTTATTCCTTCCAACGGAAAACGCCAATCCTAAAAACGAAGAAAAACCTGAAGTTTCAAAAAATTCGGCAAAAGAAAAAGCAATGAAAGTTCTTTTGGGAAGACTTCATTTAGATGATGTAAAAGTCGCCTACAACAACACAGCCATCGCTCCTACAAAAAGCGGAATGGATTTTAACCATCTTAATTTTGCTAAATTAAATATCGACGTTCGAAATTTTAAAATGGAAAACAATGGTTTTGCAGGTTCTGTGAAATCAGCGGAAATACAAGAAGCAAGAGGTTTGGATATTCAAAAATTCAACACCGATTTTGTGTACGAAGAAAAAGAAGCGTATTTAAAAAACCTTTACCTGCAGACTCCGAAAACAATCTTACGAGACGAAGTTATTTTAAATTATAATTCGATTGACCAACTGTCATCCAATCTTGGAGCGGTAAAAATTTCAGCCGATATCCGTGATTCTAAAATTGGTTTTTCTGATATTTTAAATTTAGTTCCAACTTTAAAAAATACGGCACCGTTCAACAAATATCCAAATGCGACTTTAAATGTAAATGCTTTGGTGAACGGAACTGTGAATGATTTGATGATCCAAAATCTGAAAGTTTCAGGTTTAGACCAATTAAGAGTTTTGGCTTCAGGAAAAATTAAAAATGCGATGAATCCTGATCAGTTGTATTACGATCTGAAAATTGCAGAAGTTTCTTCTTCCTCAAAAACGATTTATAATTTAGTTCCGAAAAACACAATTCCGAGCAATATTACTTTGCCATCTTCTTTTACAATCCGTGGAACTGCAAAAGGTACAACCCAAGTTGTGGATGCCAATTTGCGTCTGACTTCCACATTAGGAAACGCTGCCGTAATCGCTAAAGCCGATATGCGCAGAAAAAACAGAGAAACTTTTGATGTAAAAGCCAATCTTCAGAGTCTTCAGATCGGAAAACTGATTCAGAATAAAGATATTGGAAGTGTCACTGCAACCATCAATGCAAAAGGACAAGGTTTTGACCCAAAAACAATGTCTGCAAATCTTTCGGGTGACATACAATCTGCAACTTACAACGGCTACACCTATCAGAATATGAATCTGAAAGGTAAAATAAACCGTGGCGCTTACGATATTGATTTAAACTCAAAAGATCCGAATGCCAATTTACATCTTGCAGCTTCCGGAGTTTATGATGAGAAAAATCCTACAGTAAAAGTTAATGGAAATATCAACAAATTAGATTTAAACAAATTAGGATTTTACAGTTCTCCAATGATCATTGCGGGTGGAATTGATGCCGATTTTAAAAGCTTAGATCCGGATAATCTGAACGGATATCTTAATTTAAAGGATTTTGCAATTTCAGATACCAAAGAGGTCTACCCTATTCAAGAAGTTAGATTGAACGCAGTTTCAAGAGCAGATTCAACTTTAATTCAATTCAATTCGCAGATTGCAGATGTTGAATTGAATGGTAAATATAAACTGACTCAGATTTTTGGAGCTTTATCGCAAACCATTAATCAATATTATCAGTTTCAAAAACCTGGCAAAGCTCAGAAAATTGATGCCGGACAATTTTTCACTATCAATGCAACGATTAAAAATGATGATCTGATCAGAAAATTTGTACCGGATCTGAAAAGTTTTGAAACCATCAACATTACAGGAAATTACAATGCAGATTCTCAGAAAATAGAACTGGATGCAAAAATTCCGCAGGTTTTGTACGGAACAAATACTTTGGAAAATACCAATCTGAAAATCACCAACGAAAATCAGGCTTTACAATATGATCTGAGTGTTGCTGCTTTGAAAAGTGAAAGTTTTGCTTTAAATAAAGTAAATATCAATGGTGATGTTGCCAATAATATCATCAATTATAATATCACCACAAAAGATGACAAAGACGAAACGCAGTTCCTGATTGCAGGAAATGCCAAATCGTTGAATGATGTTACCGAAATATCGTTGAATCCGAATGGTTTAAAATTAAATTATATGGATTGGACGGTTGCTGAAAACAATAAAATTCAGATTTTCAGTCAGGGAATTGTTGCGGATAATTTTAAACTTTCCAATTCGGGAGCCGAAATTTCTTTACAATCTGAAAGCAGTTCACCAACCAGTCCGCTGAATGTTTCGTTGAAAGATTTTAAAATTGAAACAATCACAGAGATCATCAAAAAAGATTCATTATTAGCGAAAGGAACCATCAACGGAACAGCGCAGTTGAGAGATTTAACCAAAAATATGACGTTCACTTCAGACATCAATGTTTCTGATCTGATTGTTTATGGTAGTTCGGTAGGAAATCTAGCCATTAAAGTCAATAACCAATCCGCAAATCTTCTGAATGCAGACATTGCACTTTCGGGGAATAATAATGATGTGAAGATTTTAGGAAATTACAATACTTCTTCGAGTACGTTTGATTTAAATTTAAATATGAATCAGCTTCAGATGAAAACGCTTCAGGGCTTTTCGATGAATGCAATTACAAACAC
Coding sequences within it:
- a CDS encoding cbb3-type cytochrome c oxidase N-terminal domain-containing protein; translated protein: MKTRTPISIYIAITIGITVMAFEMFAQDANYFSTPFFWALLIIITILLLIMNSIGDLVENERFARLTDEEKQEYITNNATPYFQKLWNSAFKKQSQAEEKDILIDHGFDGITELDNSLPKWWIGLFYFGIIFCAVYMIAFAFTDYAHPEAEYDKEAKLQLASIEEYEKNAPPINLETAKYSADYIAEGEQLFKTNCVTCHADGGKGGIGPNLTDTHWINIKEKSLFKNVFWMLENGSPNNPTMRPFIKEGTITGRDAEKIASYIYHINQEKSPITEKQGGAAPQGEIAKWQE
- a CDS encoding translocation/assembly module TamB domain-containing protein, with amino-acid sequence MKRKFNKRKILRGIVITIISFVVLIILLILSLRLPAVQNFVKDKLIVYLEKKIKTKVSLDKVYIAFPNSLVMENLYLKGQNIDTLLAVKKFDVGLDMWKLINSKADITSINLEGVRANVVRKPDGKFNFDYIIDAFATSDKEQEQKPSKPFIISLDKIKLKDIGITFNDQQSRNDIKAYFKSFDTRVKTFDLQNNSYAVNDINLDGLKLKLKQDLVKEVAANVEEKVDSLNQKKAMKLGLNKINLTNFDIDYGDDNTKTFAKVLFKELSTKVNSIDLENNDYNVGNVYLTGANINANLFLPTENANPKNEEKPEVSKNSAKEKAMKVLLGRLHLDDVKVAYNNTAIAPTKSGMDFNHLNFAKLNIDVRNFKMENNGFAGSVKSAEIQEARGLDIQKFNTDFVYEEKEAYLKNLYLQTPKTILRDEVILNYNSIDQLSSNLGAVKISADIRDSKIGFSDILNLVPTLKNTAPFNKYPNATLNVNALVNGTVNDLMIQNLKVSGLDQLRVLASGKIKNAMNPDQLYYDLKIAEVSSSSKTIYNLVPKNTIPSNITLPSSFTIRGTAKGTTQVVDANLRLTSTLGNAAVIAKADMRRKNRETFDVKANLQSLQIGKLIQNKDIGSVTATINAKGQGFDPKTMSANLSGDIQSATYNGYTYQNMNLKGKINRGAYDIDLNSKDPNANLHLAASGVYDEKNPTVKVNGNINKLDLNKLGFYSSPMIIAGGIDADFKSLDPDNLNGYLNLKDFAISDTKEVYPIQEVRLNAVSRADSTLIQFNSQIADVELNGKYKLTQIFGALSQTINQYYQFQKPGKAQKIDAGQFFTINATIKNDDLIRKFVPDLKSFETINITGNYNADSQKIELDAKIPQVLYGTNTLENTNLKITNENQALQYDLSVAALKSESFALNKVNINGDVANNIINYNITTKDDKDETQFLIAGNAKSLNDVTEISLNPNGLKLNYMDWTVAENNKIQIFSQGIVADNFKLSNSGAEISLQSESSSPTSPLNVSLKDFKIETITEIIKKDSLLAKGTINGTAQLRDLTKNMTFTSDINVSDLIVYGSSVGNLAIKVNNQSANLLNADIALSGNNNDVKILGNYNTSSSTFDLNLNMNQLQMKTLQGFSMNAITNTEGYLSGDLKITGTTTAPKILGDIKLNNVGLMIAQTGSDFRNINDKIGFTNRGIEFDDFKIKDKDGNALNIDGQILTQTYRDFAFNLDLKAKDFKVVNSEKSNDAMMYGILAIDAALKVRGNLDLPKVDGRLAVSEKTDFTFVLPQSSPSLQERDGIVEFIDQDQIALNKTIKADSVKAESPIKGLDVNVNIEVDKEAKMSIIIDKANGDFVKLQGEADLTGGIDPSGKTTLVGVYQVEKGSYEMSVSLLKRKFDIQKGSTITWTGEPTTAKLDITAIYKTNAAPIDLVEQQYTGDQSLLNQFKQRIPFNTLLILKGELLKPDISFDITTDEKNNAVSSTVTETVDGKLSQLRQDENEMNKQVFALLLLNRFIGENPFESNSGVSAETLARQSVSKILSQQLNNIASNLIKGVDLNFDLESTEDYSTGQQNTRTDLNIDISKKLLNDRLKVTVGSNFGLEGEARQNENTTNIAGDVTIDYSLSRDGRYMLRAYRKNDYQVALQGQIIETGVGFIITLDYDKFCDIFRKSRSKRNKENRENKRKQDNQVVEFK